A genomic window from Purpureocillium takamizusanense chromosome 2, complete sequence includes:
- a CDS encoding uncharacterized protein (EggNog:ENOG503PEUX~SECRETED:SignalP(1-19~SECRETED:cutsite=SLG-IN~SECRETED:prob=0.5003)~COG:S) codes for MKSSAAILFALAGFANSLGINCRGSGLCPSDGAAGNLINLKAIVDGIQPRDRNYNTGQQIACTGSLCAFYQNGATGTAEQASGFMQALLDHGCKKCGSTPTQPGNDVKNGELTVNVVGDPHCQGAC; via the exons ATGAAGTCTTCGGCTGCGATTCTTTTTGCCCTTGCGGGGTTTGCCAATTCCCTGGGCATCAACTGCCGCGGCTCCGGGCTCTGTCCGTcagacggcgcggccggaAACTTGATCAACCTCAAGGCCATTGTCGACGGCATCCAGCCTCGCGACCGCAACTACAACACGGGCCAGCAGATTGCCTGCACCGGCTCCCTCTGCGCGTTCTACCAGAACGGCGCTACCGGGACCGCTGAGCAGGCCTCAGGCTTCATGCAAGCGCTGCTTGACCACGGG TGCAAGAAGTGCGGTAGTACACCGACCCAGCCTGGTAATGATGTGAAGAACGGCGAGCTCACGGTCAATGTCGTTGGTGATCCTCATTGTCAAGGCGCGTGTTAG
- the IRS4 gene encoding Increased rDNA silencing protein (COG:T~COG:U~EggNog:ENOG503P3HT), whose translation MNPAGAAAAAAAPPSSPASPDSATLSAATAALRGASLAFRKTRPAAASPPSLPRDRRSHAGTAAALSAATGAAASSASALASAAAPRSRSPPRPGSAPRPHGTGGSSSAEIEAPPPVAHLPPQGLVAARIHQLGAPASPSPPSSSAPLSAAVQAQNHLLYQQHHPQPPPQLHFQGPGDGRAIDPKSPSFIAATLAASRSVSPGPKMAVPALRRKASAGAASTLSGSSDAPVDSGSIAPTGSLINMFERSRSDSTKGASSPGSVVVGSAEEAQRLAVGRYMAAPPRTLPSPHPPTPPLATTVKPSKSDEATPRRPPTPPPPITAHKATAVSPVVSRPKEQRAESQPVNARGPIPKPKPKPQERQPSPAAAVEPPMRPRPDPVAKPANLPVKLPRIRPPTEPSVVRSTPEVLSPTPVRHVKPSLTPTVVLSPQGPRATPRVLSSLSPSPDPQKRSPMAQVSPRPPTPPKPRGSQRLAAPEPSSDVRRRASSHAPRVHPRTDIRGSPSPRGSQGSLGLAMKGRLTPPSQPMRRLSVASAPSSPAMDMPRRHVTGSSPSNLQLDSLTSAIMAGSLASARLTPHSTGSSMPPPSLPKRQRSPRLLQTLRQPTNQHDEDSERNQPKGHRHKLQRGKHKHHEGSRKRWREEMTLRERKRYEAVWASNRGMLLDKDSPRQSGASGTEQDLSQYVANVVVRDIWRRSRLPEDELAEVWGVVDRERRGMLSKQEFVVGMWLIDQRLRGRKIPQRVTDSMWGSANGVMVRKPKGK comes from the coding sequence ATGAATCccgcgggcgcagcagcagcagcagcagcaccgccctcgtcgcccgcgtccccCGACAGCGCGACCttgtccgccgccaccgccgccctccgcggcgcctcaCTCGCCTTCCGAAAGACAagacccgccgccgcgtcgccgccgtccctgCCGCGCGATAGGAGGAGCCatgccggcaccgccgccgcgctctcGGCTGCCACGGGGGCGGCAGCTtcttcggcttcggccttggcctcggccgcggcgccacgctCGAGATCCCCCCCTcggcccggcagcgcccCTCGTCCACACGGTACGGgaggcagctcgtcggcagAGATAgaggctccgccgccggtggctcACCTACCGCCTCAagggctggtggcggcgcgtaTACACCAGCTTGGggctcccgcctcgccgtcaccgccatcgtcgtcggcgccgctaTCCGCTGCTGTCCAGGCGCAGAACCATCTGCTTTaccagcagcatcatccccagccgccgccgcagcttcACTTCCAGGGTCCTGGCGACGGTAGAGCTATCGATCCTAAGAGCCCGAGCTTCAttgcggcgacgctggccgcgAGCCGCAGCGTGAGCCCCGGACCCAAGATGGCGGtccctgccctgcgccgcaaggccagcgccggcgctgcaAGCACCCTaagcggcagcagcgacgcaCCTGTCGACTCGGGGTCCATTGCGCCGACGGGCTCGCTGATAAACATGTTCGAGCGGAGCAGAAGTGACTCGACCAAGGGGGCGTCTTCGCCGGGGAGCGTCGTTGTCGGGAGCGCAGAGGAGGCCCAACGGCTGGCCGTGGGAAGATATATGGCTGCACCGCCGCGAACGCTCCCGAGCCCACACCCTCCGACCCCTCCGTTGGCGACCACCGTCAAGCCGAGTAAGAGCGATGAGGCGACCccgaggcgcccgcccactcctccgccgcccatcaCCGCGCATAAGGCGACTGCTGTGTCACCTGTCGTGTCGCGACCGAAGGAGCAGCGGGCCGAGAGTCAGCCGGTTAACGCCAGGGGGCCTATACCaaagccgaagccgaagcctCAGGAGCGACAACCAAGCCCGGCAGCTGCCGTCGAGCCCCCTATGCGGCCCAGACCAGACCCGGTCGCCAAGCCGGCGAACCTGCCGGTCAAGCTGCCGAGGATCCGCCCCCCAACGGAGCCGTCTGTTGTTCGCTCTACTCCCGAGGTgctgtcgccgacgcccgtcaGACATGTCAAGCCCAGCTTGACACCAACCGTCGTCCTGTCGCCTCAGGGACCTCGGGCAACTCCGCGGGTTTTATCGTCCCTCTCGCCTTCTCCGGATCCGCAGAAGCGCAGCCCAATGGCCCAGGTcagcccgcggccgcccacCCCGCCGAAACCGCGCGGCAGTCAGAGACTCGCCGCCCCGGAGCCATCGAGCGACGTTAGGCGGCGTGCCAGCTCCCACGCGCCGAGAGTGCACCCGAGGACTGACATTCGAGGGTCTCCGTCACCGCGTGGGTCTCAAGGGTCACTAGGGCTCGCGATGAAGGGGCGTTTGACACCTCCGTCGCAGCCCATGCGTCGGCTGTCGGTGGCTAgtgcgccctcctcgccggccatggacatgcctcggcgccatgtcACCGGTTCTTCGCCAAGCAACCTTCAGCTGGACTCCCTCACCAGtgccatcatggccggctCCCTGGCGTCCGCGCGCCTGACGCCACACAGCACGGGCTCGTCGATGCCTCCACCGAGCCTACCGAAGCGGCAGAGGTCGCCGCGTCTGCTTCAGACGTTGCGGCAGCCGACGAACCAGCATGACGAGGACTCGGAGCGCAACCAGCCAAAGGGTCACCGGCACaagctgcagcgcggcaAGCACAAGCACCACGAGGGCTCGCGGAAGCGATGGCGCGAGGAGATGACGCTCCGCGAGCGCAAGCGATACGAGGCGGTTTGGGCGTCGAACCGCGGCATGCTGCTTGACAAGGACAGCCCCAGGCAGAGCGGAGCCAGCGGGACGGAGCAAGACTTGTCGCAGTACGTGGCCAACGTGGTGGTCCGCGACATctggaggcggtcgaggctgcccgaggatgagctggccgaggttTGGGGCGTGGTGGACCGGGAGCGGCGCGGCATGCTCAGCAAGCAGGAGTTTGTGGTGGGCATGTGGCTCATCGACCAGCGACTGCGGGGAAGAAAGATACCGCAGAGGGTGACGGACAGCATGTGGGGGAGCGCCAACGGGGTGATGGTGAGGAAGCCCAAGGGAAAGTGA
- a CDS encoding uncharacterized protein (COG:S~EggNog:ENOG503PTZQ), giving the protein MAGINTPLLAAQYAFALNCLLSQVAALSICKLATMVTVTALAAFVSGAAALGINCRGSGGCTFNNAKLSNVLTQVKQIQAQGNGRHHYGTGVQLACDQGQYSSICAFYQNGASGTADRAAELLQGLIDHGYETSLKTMKVTTDKYAELLGMRIQPE; this is encoded by the exons ATGGCGGGAATAAATACGCCTCTGCTAGCCGCCCAGTACGCCTTCGCCCTCAACTGTCTCCTGAGCCAAGTCGCAGCGTTGTCTATTTGCAAGCTCGCCACCATGGTCACCGTCACCGCTCTGGCTGCCTTTGTCtccggcgctgctgctcttggaATTAATTGCCGAGGCAGTGGTGGCTGCACCTTCAATAACGCCAAGCTATCGAACGTCCTGACACAGGTCAAGCAGATCCAAGCACAGGGCAACGGAAGACACCATTATGGAACAGGAG TCCAGTTAGCCTGCGATCAAGGCCAGTACTCGTCTATCTGCGCCTTTTATCAGAATGGTGCCAGTGGCACTGCAGATCGTGCCGCGGAGCTCCTGCAGGGCCTCATCGATCACGGGTACGAGACATCACTCAAAACGATGAAAGTAACTACTGACAAGTATGCGGAGTTGCTCGGAATGCGGATCCAACCCGAGTGA
- the ASE1 gene encoding Microtubule bundling protein (EggNog:ENOG503NWI1~COG:D~COG:Z~BUSCO:EOG092628LW) produces MDNSSYLSQQVHSSINQLHGLFDEIGVPNHERESREQELFEALSEALNNQVRLVTAEKKEMVDEAKKIITTIRQMEASLDDSKPSRRSFDENDEFKITYPLTRCLQVLKEKHIQISRLHKERFEQVKKLVDALESYSSHLEPTFVQVALPPCEPNQSIPPTFDLSPSYVDRLDAEFTRVYEEYTRRIATVQTLSNHIIQLWAELGIPQAQQDGAIVKNYRDTPEQLGLHEEDIGRLQSKRDRLADEKKNRERKLRDLKAAVESLWVKLGVDEGETKIFLNQNRGCGVRQINEFEDELARLNELKRQNLHLFVEDARVKLQDLWDALYFSEDEMLDFTPAFSDVYSDALLEAHEREVARLESLKEQRAPTLALIDKHKQLIKDRDELAASSQDASRLMMRGQKGEKRDPGKLLREEKMRKRIAKELPKVTVEVRKTLEKWEDEYGRPFLVFGERYLDELEVEETKKAAPSARSKTPAGPPPSTAKAPKSGGLTRANSVKSIPPRTMTKTPTAGERTTKKPAAGNTKGSPSRIPARAPLSNLKHGSNSPERNRPESRAETLRNGAPIRAPPPKMRDLKSVPELETPMNPYKSAGLGSIVRPMEPEDVYDDRPQAAMVTRSNSTLSGRTATSYYDDQPYDDRYDDRDRYEYGTVRGYPQAPPPPRQISNTSTAVSNSENWETYDDNSEPEPDVSEEYYAKVRAARGKRYEPEQCPRPNSQSKRLRGVPPPAGYNGPVMIDHEGNRVISGSEWTDDDAF; encoded by the exons ATGGATAACTCGAGCTACCTGTCCCAGCAGGTCCACAGCAGCATCAATCAGCTGCATGGCCTGTTTGACGAGATTGGCGTGCCCAATCATGAGCGCGAGTCCCGGGAGCAAGAG CTTTTTGAGGCTCTTTCGGAAGCTCTCAACAACCAAGTTCGCCTCGTAacggcggagaagaaggagatggttgacgaggccaagaagatcaTCACCACGATACGGCAGATGGAGGCCTCTCTAGACGACTCAAAACCATCACGACGATCGTTTGATGAGAACGACGAGTTCAAAATCACATACCCTCTGACGAGGTGCCTCCAAGtgctcaaggagaagcacATACAGATCAGCCGTCTCCATAAGGAGCGTTTCGAACAGGTCAAAA AACTCGTCGACGCTCTCGAGTCCTATTCTTCTCACCTCGAACCTACGTTTGTTCAGGTCGCCCTCCCGCCTTGCGAACCAAACCAGTCCATACCTCCTACCTTTGACCTGTCCCCATCCTACGTCGAccgcctcgatgccgagTTCACACGAGTCTATGAGGAATACACGCGCCGAATTGCCACGGTTCAGACCCTGTCCAACCACATCATCCAGCTCTGGGCCGAGCTGGGCATCCCGCAGGCGCAGCAAGACGGCGCCATTGTCAAGAACTACCGGGATACCCCCGAGCAGCTTGGTCTCCACGAAGAAGACATTGGTCGGCTCCAGTCGAAACGTGATCGACTCGCCGACGAGAAAAAGAACCGCGAGCGCAAGTTGCGCGACTTGAAGGCAGCTGTCGAATCTCTCTGGGTGAAACTGGGtgttgacgagggcgagaccAAAATTTTTCTCAACCAGAACCGGGGCTGTGGTGTGCGACAGATCAATGAATTCGAGGATGAGCTCGCGCGGCTGAACGAGTTGAAGCGGCAGAACCTGCACCTgttcgtcgaggacgcgcgcgTCAAGCTCCAGGATCTCTGGGATGCGCTGTATTTTTCCGAGGACGAAATGCTCGATTTCACTCCGGCCTTCTCTGATGTCTACAGCGACGCCCTGCTAGAGGCACATGAACGAGAGGTCGCAAGACTTGAGTCGCTCAAGGAGCAGCGAGCTCCAACGCTGGCTCTCATTGACAAACACAAGCAGCTCATCAAGGACCGTGACGAGTTGGCAGCCTCCAGTCAAGATGCCTCGCGACTCATGATGCGCGGTCAGAAGGGCGAGAAGAGAGACCCCGGCAAGCTTCTCCGCGAGGAAAAGATGCGCAAGAGGATAGCAAAGGAGCTGCCCAAGGTAACAGTCGAGGTGCGCAAGACACTGGAAAAGTGGGAGGACGAATACGGCCGACCGTTTCTCGTGTTCGGTGAGCGCTACCTCGACGAGTTGGAGGTCGAGGAGACCAAGaaggccgcgccgtcggcacgttccaagacgcccgccggGCCACCACCGTCAACGGCAAAGGCCCCCAAGTCGGGCGGCCTGACCAGGGCCAACAGCGTCAAGTCCATTCCCCCACGAACCATGACCAAGACACCAACTGCGGGCGAAcggacgacgaagaagcccGCAGCAGGCAATACCAAAGGAAGCCCGTCCCGAATCCCCGCTCGTGCGCCGCTGTCCAATTTGAAGCACGGAAGCAACTCGCCAGAGCGTAACAGGCCAGAGTCAAGAGCCGAGACGCTGCGAAACGGCGCTCCGATTCgtgccccgccgcccaaaATGAGGGATCTCAAGTCCGTTCCCGAGTTGGAGACGCCAATGAACCCCTACAAGTCGGCCGGCCTCGGAAGCATCGTCCGCCCCATGGAGCCAGAGGATGTGTACGACGACAGGCCGCAGGCGGCAATGGTGACGCGGTCCAACTCGACGCTGTCTGGACGCACGGCGACCAGCTACTACGACGATCAACCATATGATGACCGGTATGATGACCGGGACCGGTACGAGTACGGGACAGTACGAGGGTACCCGCaagctccgccgccgccgcggcaaaTATCCAATacgtcgacggccgtgtCGAACTCGGAGAATTGGGAGACGTACGATGACAACAGCGAGCCGGAACCGGACGTGTCAGAAGAATACTACGCCAAGGTCAGGGCGGCTCGGGGTAAGAGGTATGAGCCGGAACAATGCCCTAGGCCCAACAGCCAATCCaagcggctgcgcggcgtccctccgccggcgggctACAATGGACCGGTGATGATTGACCACGAGGGCAACCGCGTGATCTCGGGCAGCGAATGGaccgatgacgatgcatTCTGA
- a CDS encoding uncharacterized protein (COG:S~TransMembrane:8 (n3-14c26/27o36-52i64-81o87-110i122-148o154-172i246-265o277-301i336-354o)~EggNog:ENOG503NU52), producing MTVFATLFSPFSSFVYLPAITPIAEAYHRSLGELNLTVTVYQIMQAIAPLFFGDLSDQIGRRPVYMLTFAIYLGANIGLALQNNYAALMILRALQSTGSSATVAIGSAVVADLTTSAERGGYITAVQASVQFAPALAPVLGGILTQFLGWRSTFWFLVIAAGVFVVIYMPFVPETARNIVGNGSIPPPRLNTSVTSSVQWHRKRRDLESNPHGHPLPEPRKRSLKVPIPNIWAAVRIIFEKDVGPLMLFMSLFVMANYAMLVPLQDVIRRRYNFNNLQVGLCYIPFAMGSVLGSIVVGKLLNWNYVRVAKTVGVSADRKRGEDLRKFPIERARLDLMWPWTILAIITIAVWGWVVDSVHH from the exons ATGACCGTATTCGCAACTCTCTTCTCGCCATTCTCTTCCTTTGTCTATCTCCCGGCCATCACGCCAATTGCCGAGGCCTATCACCGGTCTCTCGGCGAGCTCAATCTTACCGTCACTGTCTATCAAATCATGCAGGCTATCGCGCCTCTCTTCTTCGGCGATCTGAGCGACCAAATTGGTCGCCGGCCTGTCTACATGTTAACGTTTGCCATCTACCTCGGCGCGAACATCGGACTGGCGCTGCAGAACAACTATGCTGCCCTCATGATCCTTCGCGCGCTGCAGAGTactggcagcagcgcgactGTGGCGATTGgcagcgccgtcgtggcggacttgacgacgagcgcagAGCGTGGAGGCTACATCACGGCCGTGCAGGCGAGCGTACAAttcgcgccggcgctggcgccggtCCTGGGCGGCATATTGACACAGTTTCTGGGCTGGCGTTCCACGTTTTGGTTCCTCGTCATTGCGGCTGGCGTTTTTGTTGTCATTTACATGCCATTTGTACCCGAG ACGGCTCGGAATATCGTTGGAAACGGTTCGATCCCGCCTCCGAGGCTCAACACATCTGTCACCTCCTCCGTTCAATGGCATCGCAAAAGGCGTGACCTTGAGTCAAACCCTCACGGGCACCCACTGCCTGAACCGAGGAAGCGATCACTCAAGGTTCCCATCCCCAATATTTGGGCTGCGGTTCGCATCATTTTCGAGAAAGACGTTGGTCCGTTGATGCTCTTCATGTCGCTTTTCGTCATGGCCAATTACGCCATGTTGGTACCGTTACAAGACGTTATCCGCCGACGCTACAACTTCAACAATCTCCAAGTAGGGCTTTGCTATATCCCATTCGCGATGGGCTCGGTTCTTGGGTCCATCGTGGTAGGCAAGTTGCTTAACTGGAACTATGTTCGAGTCGCCAAGACTGTGGGCGTGTCCGCTGATCGGAAGAGGGGCGAGGACCTTCGCAAATTCCCCATCGAGAGGGCCCGTCTGGACCTGATGTGGCCCTGGACTATCCTTGCCATCATCACTATTGCGGTGTGGGGTTGGGTCGTCGACTCTG TACATCATTGA